One window of Anaerolineales bacterium genomic DNA carries:
- a CDS encoding MaoC family dehydratase: MTGKYFDELEVGMKFKHGGRTVTEMDNVLFSALTMNTQPLHVNEDFASRTEFGQRLVNGIFTFGLVVGLTVAELTEGTIVANLGYDKVVHPNPVFHGDTIYAESEIIEKRESKSRPSAGLIKIKCTGRKPDGTIVVEFERTVMFLKK; encoded by the coding sequence ATGACCGGAAAATATTTCGATGAACTCGAAGTCGGGATGAAGTTCAAACACGGCGGTCGGACGGTGACCGAGATGGATAACGTGCTCTTCTCTGCGCTGACGATGAACACCCAACCGCTTCATGTCAACGAAGATTTTGCCTCCAGGACCGAGTTCGGTCAACGGCTGGTGAATGGCATCTTCACCTTCGGCTTGGTCGTCGGCTTGACCGTGGCGGAGTTGACCGAAGGAACCATTGTGGCAAACCTGGGCTACGATAAGGTCGTGCATCCCAACCCGGTTTTTCACGGCGATACGATCTACGCAGAAAGCGAAATCATCGAGAAGCGGGAATCAAAATCAAGACCGAGTGCGGGATTAATAAAGATAAAATGCACCGGTAGGAAGCCCGATGGAACAATCGTTGTGGAATTCGAACGAACGGTGATGTTCCTCAAAAAATAA